A single Pedobacter sp. PACM 27299 DNA region contains:
- a CDS encoding MarR family transcriptional regulator: MSFPINSKVIKVGVMSEIGGPISNLSLRQNEILLLFKDNNKITKRDLVKLLGINISAAQMHIDRLKEKGYITHIGGTRGHWQVLM; the protein is encoded by the coding sequence ATGTCTTTTCCTATAAATAGCAAAGTAATTAAAGTTGGTGTAATGAGTGAAATAGGTGGTCCAATATCTAATTTAAGCCTAAGACAAAATGAAATACTTCTTTTGTTTAAGGATAATAATAAAATAACGAAGCGTGATTTAGTTAAACTGTTGGGCATTAATATTTCAGCAGCTCAAATGCATATAGATCGTCTTAAAGAGAAGGGATATATCACTCATATTGGTGGTACGAGAGGTCATTGGCAAGTTTTAATGTGA